Part of the Citrus sinensis cultivar Valencia sweet orange chromosome 2, DVS_A1.0, whole genome shotgun sequence genome, AAGCGAGCATATAATTGGACAACACATGGGACTGTCCATGTGATGGGCTGCCAAAGAGGCAGGCGTTACAGATAACTTAAAAGCAGTTGTCCCCAGTTTTGTCTAGGCCTGGCCCCACGCTAACCCAACATTGGGCTAACGAATAGCTGTCCCCACGGACCCCACTCTCCCCTATCACATCCACCCACGTGGCTTTACATTCTTCAATCACATTGTATTCTAATGTGGAAAATGACCCTTTCTCTCTCCAGTTGTGGTGTGTGTGTTTGAGATTATTTTGTCCCAAAGTGCATTAATGTTCGTATTCCCGTATTGCTAACTAGTATTTGTCAAAATctgttgaaaatgaaattttcttttctatgaGTGatagaagttttttttttttttttttttaagtctgTTATACACAGATATTACTGACATTACATCagacattacaattaatatttacaatcatactaTATAATTGGGACTACCACCATACATTGACACACTAAAGTATATGTCCAGATATTTTAAgccctctctaatattcgaggggtgcctatccactcacatttcgtgagagagagactgtctccactcaattaattgataattgaggaagaacTGAAACTAACCTCCATAATACTCTTATGGAGGCTGGAACCCTTGCACTCAATATTGTAAGTGCAAGGTTTCTCCCATTGgaccaaaggcccattggtTATGAGTGATAGAAGTTAGTTgtacaatttttattcttactatttcaacaaaattttttttttctttttaaaaaaaaaggaacagaatttaagtaataaaaatattaatgtggTTGGTTTAGCTTGTAAAATTTTGCTGGACTGAGGAAAATAAtgtattagattagatatcaAGAGCTTTTGTGACATacattttaacaattttataaacCGCACCTAgaccaaaatttttaattttaatttattttattttttttacgtAATTAATGTCGATACAGTCAACGATGGAATTAGCATGGGACAAGAATGTACACCTGCCCTCGCTTGATTAACAAATTCTCAGAATTGCATCCTTTATTTTAAGCTTCTACCTCGGTCAACTTAATTAGAATGTCtaataaaagtttgaaaattttaaacctCTTATATTTGAAATGTCCCATGAGTTGAAAATTAGCGATTACTTAtattaagggtgcgtttgggattgaggttgggagcactaaagtgtttgataaacactaactgctgtAATTTGTaagttatgttgatatgatttttcacttgtataatgaaaattttattatatctttaataattttatcaaaattattatttaaaatttatatttactacatattattaacttttgtttgatagttataattttttttccacaacaactataatttaaaagttatagcacctcaatcccaaacgggaCCTAAATTCATtgttaaattgttatttatgaactaaattttaaaCTCTGTCCCTGCAAGGAGTTCAATAATTTGAAGTACTACACGATACATTTAAGGTTTGAAATGCACtcatattattttgtatttacaTAATACTCAAAGgattttcctcttttttttctccgGAGAAAAAGTGActtcattgaaaaaaaaaaaggaaaaaagaaaagaagctaGAAATAGTTAGTCCCATATTAAATATGACCCACCATTGGAACATGGCTTGTCCATCATACATCAATCATCAAGTCTGTTGCAAAAAGTAGAGATGAGAAGTACTTATAAAGcttcaataattgaaatttgatttcaaaataataattcaaatttacaCTAAAAGTTCAACAAGATGACGGTGAGGAtttgaaagaagaagaagaaaaaaaggctATGCTTGAACTTGAAATGACAAAagagagaataaacaaatgacTTCTGTTCATTGATAATTGTGATGTATATATTCCACTGCATTAAAATATCATCACTGATGtgaatataaatttaaggTAGATATATAGAGAGAAGGGTTTATGTTTAGTTGTCTTTTTCTCAATTGGCAAAGctaatgtaaaaatatcggAAAATTagagtaaattaaatatattcgTGGGTAATAGAGATTAGGGCATGGATTTTCTTTGGGTTAGGCAGATGCTGCAATGGGGCCAACTAGGACGATccactcaattaattaattaattaattttggttttcACTTTGCTCTTAacaagacaaaattaaaaaactcttTTTAGAAGATTGCTTATCGAACTtaaactctaatttttttaatatgaaattttgttgGGTAAAGAGCTAAGCAATAAACAATGCTTTGGAGACAACATTGGAGAGAATTGAGTTGATAGTAAGAATTGAAAACGCCAGCTGAGATTTGATTGTGCAAGACACAATGCCAGCTACCTCTCCTCATGTACTGCTTGAGGTGTTTGTGCGTttgaaattacttttgataagttaaaaattgatttcgaaaaattaaaaattaattttaaatatttaaaatcttttttttaaaaaaaaaattattttactaaagttactttatcttatagtagatattaaaaaaagtaatgaatgagtaatttttgaaaatataattttaagagTCAATTTTACACTTAAGGTTTGTTTGAGattgttttcaaaaaaatttaaaaatgatcttaaaaagttaaatgttaatttaatgtttaatattttttttagcaataactttttaaaatctacctaacttttcaaatataacctcgtatatattataaatattcaaaattatttccattaattgagaaataaaattatttatataaatgatTGAAATATCCATTTTAACTTCTAATAACGAATATACCCACTATTGTAGGCTTTATCTCTAATGTCACCTCCCGCCTTCAATGTTTTCTCGTTTGCCAGACACCGATTACTTGTCTTCCTTCTTGTTGCAATACAATACAACAGTTACAAATGTCAACGAGATAATTTAACGTGGCAGCAGGTAAGAGGGGAGACGGTGTCAGAGGTTACATGCAGCTTGTAGAATCAGGGTCCGGCAAGTCGAGGAAGGATGACGGTGGGTGTGCGTCAGATTAGTGTCGGACAAATGGGTCTCAGATCACGTGAATTGTGCATGCAACGTAACTTGTGCCTAGAGAGATTATGTGCCGTAGTGTTACGTGGCCTATGCATGGTAGATTCtcagtaaaattaatttattgataattaaataattaactatCATAGGGTTTGATAATGTGCAGATGTAGGTCTGCCTCAAGGTGTTTAGGACCTATGACCTACCTGATAACGTCTTCGAGAATCCAGATCCACCGGCACTACCGGTCAATTTCGAGGATGGCGTAATTTGGTCGACGCGCGAGTTGAGAGAATCGTTTGTCCGTAAACTGACATCCAGGCCCCCTTCAATTtgtcttaattattatttgatctccatattctataattattatttttaatcccGGCCTGCCTTTGACTGAAGACTGTTATTACAGGGAATAACGATGATATTTGCCCACCCAGTGAGAGAGTCACATATACATAAAATGCTGGGAAACGAAGGACAACTCGAATCACAAACGAGTATCACAACGACACAGTTCTGCTCAAGCAAACACGCATAATGGGCTAATGGCCGGCCAGAGATGTGCTGCTTGCAAGTGTGAGCTTtccgtttttatttttattttcttttaatttatcctcAGACCAAGCAGTAATTAAACCTAACAATAATAACCATCAAcagattaataatattaattccCAAAACTGAGCTAAACTAGCACAAAGAGTGATAGCGAGGCTAGGGAATAATATACATCTCggggaggaaaaaaataataaaaaaaaacacacttgATAGCTTCTTCAACATTCCATTTTATCACGACGGCCTAGCATACTTCtgcaacaaacaaaattacaataattcaCACGTACTAGAGAGGGGGAATGCATAGAATAAAGCAAGAGTCTTCAGTCTCATGTTTGACACACAAGGTAGAAAGTGATAATAAAGTCATAACACAAACCAAGGAAATATCAGCGAATGACCATAGACAAACCAAGGGAGATGACATAAGTACTAACATCTCAACTCTCTCTTATTCTACCAAACTTGACCCCTAATCATTAAACAAATAGTCATAGTCAAAGTCATAGCCAAAGTCATAATCAGAGAACTCATAGTAATCATCTTCATCAGACACAAGCTCAATATCGGAAATACCAGATGGGTAATCTTCTACAGATGACCAacaaaaatcttgaaaatcTGCACCGAATTCATAGTCATGGGTAGAGTCATTGGGATGTCGTAAATCTCTGATTCTCTCAGCACATATCTTCCCCAATTTCCCAACCAGATTGACATTGAAACACTGGCGCAGGTCAAGTGATTCAAGGTGAGGACAGGCATCAAGAATAGCCTGCAACCCCACATTTGTCAGCTCGTTTCCAAATAACTGGAGATGGCGCAATCCATGCATGTTTTCTGCTATAGCTTTCGCATCATCATCACACTCTATTTTTGGGCACCTGTGACCCCGGTTGTTCAATTTAAATGATCTCAGAAGTGGGCAAAGGCTCCCAACAGCTTCCAATGCTTCTTGTGATAATGAGCAGTATGAAAGTTCAAGCTCCTCGAGCAGTGGAAACCCTTTAATAGCTTCACAAAATCCTTGGTCTGAAATGTTATAACATGACACAAGTCTGAGATTCCTGAGATTCCTTGACCTGCCAACAGGATTGCGAAAGAACTTGATATAGGAAATCAgcaatagtaaaaataatgacaacCATTTGATAGGATTCATTTGTCATTATAGTTACTACTAGATCAAAGATGATGTTTCTACACATTTGAGAAGAATATCAGAGAAAAGATCTCTCGGAAGTTAAGCGTGTCATGGAACCCTGGGATTCTACTATTTAATATGTCCAATCAATTATTAGGTGTTTGGCCTTCTAGTCTCAATAGAAAGATAGAAGATTAATTTAGAtgatatggaaaaaaaatccctCAATGTATAATTTGAGGGCCTTTTCCGAACCAAGCTGTCACAATTCcatcaaatatacaaataaatattccCTTTGCTAATTGTTAATTGCACCCTATCATCCATGGATCTGACTTACTGGGTCACCAttctcaaacaaaaataaagaattgtaTAAGTTACAATGTGCATCATGTTCGATCAATgcaaattaacaaacataatagGATTTTTCCAATATTCTTTACCAAAGAAAAATGTACAGCTTCATTGTTCTAATACTGTCAGTCATTGAGCTGCATCAAAATGTTTTCCGTTTGATAATCAAAACTAAATTCACCATATTCCCAAAGTCATCACAAGCTACACTCATTCTCCCAACACTTGccacaaacaaatgaatttgtaaaagaaaCAGGGGAAAGTAAACGAAAAAGAACCATGCAGAATAGTTGCATTAGTAGAACATGCAACTACACCACATGACATTCGTACCGATTTTAGGGTAATTAATCTATCATTTAAAGGATTGAATGCCTGCTTCACGTTTTCCTTCTTTATATTCTTTCTCGCTCTttcctctttttaattttcttcattaaataaatcagCAGTGTTACTTTTTATATCACCACTGACTGCAATATGTGAACTAACGTTACACATTATTATTCACTTAGACCTATTAATAAGAACTAATCATTTtaatactcacaaagagacAATTAACTTAAAGCTATTCAAGTTTTCATCATCAAACAATTTCCATGTGAAGGCAAATTATATGTCAAAACCCATGAAATCCATTTGTCCATTTCGCAGGGCCATTAGAACATAATTTTACCAAGCATAGATGATTCACCGACCCAATAAACATTGCCACctataaatttaattctataAGCCAATTCCAAACAAATTGCtccaatcaaaattttgatgaaatctCCAGTTTATGATGGATAAATGGGTGCCATCAATCAAACATATAAACAAACCCTAAAACCCTAGAATCATTtccaatatatatttataaaaaaaaattggatttttaaaaaaggtttTGACATTACCTATTAGCGATGTATTGGAGAAGCTCATCGGTACCGAAGTACTCGATATTGATGGAGAGCAATTGGCCGTTGCTACGGTCAACAGCGTGGCGGCACATCTTCTCCAAGTCATGGTCCATGTCCCACAAATCTCCTAAGTTGTGCATGTCAATGTTCCGCCACATGGCGGGATCGTGGCAGATCCTCAGCCAAGAAGAGCACACACGTTGCGCGCTCGTCAGCACATCGATGGCGCCGATTTTTGATAGAATCGTGGACGTCACGTCCGCCGGCAACTGCGTCCAGTCGCATGATTCTTGCTCCGCCGTGCCTGTGCTCATTCTGCTAATGTTGCATCCTATCCTGAAACATAAAGCTTGAAAATTTACCAACCCTTGAAGGGTTATGTAATGTGTAAAGTGAAACGACACCGTGTTGTAAATTGCATGCCGTGTAAATTTGTACAACTtcgaaatttaaaatgtaaggAATCtaattggattgaatttggAAACTGAGTTGGTCGAATAAATGATAgcatttgttaattttaaccGATTAATACAGAAactatttcaagtttaatcaTTTTCTAAGTATTGGCAAATGCATTTGATAtgctttataataataataataataataataataataataatttgaaaaaggatAAAGATATATTTTGCAAAATACGACAATTgtgaattttcatttgtttttaattttttattctgaaTTGATTGGATTCAATTTGACTGTACATCCAATGAGTGGACATCTAAGAGCATCATTAAAAagttattcaaataaaattttactatttatttaaagagtcgcattaataaaaaaaagtttcaaaaactattcaaataatattgtccttctctcttttcaatattgaagagaaagaaatattattctatttgaagagtttttttttcgaaCCTTTAATTTagtgttatattaaattttttatcttattatttttgaagagAGATAAGtgttataattactattattttggtaggaaaaaaattattagaataatataaatttatttttatttgcagAGTTTTTTGggagatgatttttttttttactacataGATAAGCAAATAAGTGTTTAAAGagttaaatttaaagaatgtTTCATCATGTTGTAATACAATATATCATGTATGAGATTTAAGTAACATGAATACAGTTTCTTATAGattcttttaatattagaGTTGGACTAGTGGCACACCTCTAACAAACTAACATTCTCTTCAAACTCCTTtctatatatatcttttttaattcctAAAATAACCCTCATTTGCTGCTTTTCTTCATAAACACCTGCATAGTActtctggaaaaaaaaaaaaaaacttatgtcAGGAACTCTTTCTCTCCCCTCCGAGGGTGTGCAAAAAAGCCCAGGCCAGCCTAGGCCCACGGGCTTCGGCCCGACCCCTTACACACGAGGGCCTGAACAATGGctcaaggaaaaaaattcgAGCTAGACCCAGacctacttttaaaaaaaatttataaattagaataatataattaaaattgaaaagtaacttaaaaataaaaaaagaaaacttaaattcttaatttataaatcaatgatgattcaaaaaagctaaaattattatattaaactcTCTCTtttgtgttaattaattaagagagcgTTTAAATTAGATAATccaatattaaagaaaattaaagttatgagtttttatttactttatttattattttactttaaaatattcattttctttaatttatctataattaCAATAACTTGTTGataattcagttattttaaatttataataatttaaaaaaaaattaaaaaaaaacccaagcCCGCTTTTTGCCATCCCGATCCCCTCCCCCAtttcaaacaattttcaatttctttctgAATATAacatttatgaatttataatttttatctccatctcttttagtttttcttaGTAGGTAATAACTtgagtgtatatatataaagagaaGTATATgcatatcccaaaaaaaaaaaaaaaattgacctaAGTAAACAAACTTCATCAAATTATCTTTCCTACAAAAACTTAGTATATATTtagatcaaattcttattctatgaaaattcattgttttttttttatttgtagattTAAAGGGCTTATAATAGAGAAAAAGATTAAGAAAACAATGTAGATGCGTTTAATTAGGTACCTTTTAtgtttaatacaatttaaagtataaagggtaaatttataaatacgAAACAATGGGGTTTCGCAAGAGACACAGAGGGGGTGCCAATAACGTCACTCTTAATATTATCAGTGGAAACTAGCGATATCCAATTCCCAACATCTGTAGAAGTGATTTTTTGAGACGCTAAATTTatgattgaaaaaataacagGGATCAGAACCGTAAGAATATCCAAGCCAagtcaaaactcaaaattgcAGTCCCGCATTCACCCTTATAAATTACTTACATATCACTCCAAGAATTATCCGATAAGGAGTTGCATTGTACGTAGTCTTACAGGTATCTTgtgaaaatatcaaacaatcCATAATCCATAATTAAGCTTATTTCACTTTCCGACTGTGTACCAAAAAGGATACTTGACGCTGAAGGTCCTCGTCAAGATTAAACTGAGTTACCAAAAGCTGCAAAATTCTTCACTAGAAGAAAACATCTTCCGAGATGAATGCGGACCATGCATCCTGCAGTCAAATAGCACAGAGCAAAATCTTCAATTGTGGTTTCACTGATCCCGTAAACTTTATGTTAATTTGGGGAAAAAAGTGAGGCACAGAGCCAAATGTACCTGGAGGACGGAAAAGACCTTCTCTGCAACATATTTTTGTTGGGCTGTTGCTCCTCTTTGTTGTAATTTGTCCGGGTGAAGACACAGTCGCGCTTTTTGGTATGCCTTTTTCACATGTGAGCTTTCTATGAGGCTTGTCAGCGGGACTGAACACCACCCACTATTAGGCCACAGAACCTGAACCCAGGTTCCGAAAGGACATTTAGATATTCACCTTCATACCTCATATCATCATCATATGATCAAGCTCTCTTTTTGAGATGGATTTTATTATGACATCAATTAATGTCTTACATGATGTAGTGCTGAAAGCAGCAAGCGAATGTTGGTTTCTTTACCAGCTGACCACAATCTTATTTCTTCATCTAATAGCTCCGTTTCTATCtgtaaaatttgatgaaagagCGCAGATGTATCAAAATTTGTGTATACATAATACGTGATTTGTACTGGAACACATGGTAGGGCGTGATGAGCTTACATCGTCTTGTGATTGCTCTTTTCCTTCTTCAGTTGTCGGATTCGTTTTCTCTTCCTGCAAAGTAGAagggaaaacaaattaaagaattggCGACATTTTTGTTATGTCATCCCAAAGAAACCACAGATGCAATAACAAAGAAGAGCAAATGTATTACAAGATCACTAGCACCTAactcaaataaaaagatgcaTACAATTATCTTAAAGTTTCTGGGAaattttttcacttattgGTACTTACCATTGGAGAATCCAAGGTTTCATGTCCTGCAGTTTGTGGATCTAAAAATTCGTTAGCATTAGGCCTTTCTGCAGAATATTGaagcaaacaaaaaagatgattgtaaaaaaagaaaaatgtcattaTCCTGTAATGAGAACTTCTTACTGGAAGTAAAATTATTCAGATCAAAACTATAAATCAGGGAAATAAAATACCACCTTCGTTGTCAGCAGCCAGCTCATGTTTTTCCTGCTGCGCAAGTGTAAAGGAACTCTGAGACTGAAACTTCTCCTTGGCCCATGCAATTGCTTCATCAATGGAAACAGCTTCCCCGGTTCCCTCTCTGTAGTCAGAATTGATCTCAATAACGTAAGAACTCATAACTTCATCCTCTTCTTGTTCCACTTCTTGTTCTTGCATTGCATTACCACTCTGCATAAAACTAGTTTTTGGCTCCGGCTCTTGACACAGTGAGGATGCAGGGGAGGAAGGGGAATTGAGCTCTAGATCATCCACAGACACTTTAATGCTTCGGAACGAAGTGGGCTCGACACTAATGGTTTCTGGGGATGAAACACGTCGTGAGAATCCGTAATGGGAGCTCCTGATGAAATTGTTGTAATTGGCATCATCTTCCTTGAGGTGATGATCATCATTGTACGAGGGGCGACTGCATTGAAAAGCCGGCATCGGCATGCCTTGTCTGTTAGGGTGATCATCCGGCATCATTGTTGTTGAGTTCCATCTGCACGGAACATTGATTGGCCTGTAGCAACCAAgagatataatatattacGAAGCTAAAGATAgattcttaaattcaattataaaacaaCGAAGGAATTTCCTGAAGATTTCTAAACTctaatcaaacaaaaatatatatttttagtagCTTCTTATTTTAAAggagattttgaaaatgagagTCGAGAGACAAGAGGGAgggtaaaaaatttctatCAAAATTACAATCTACCGATTAAAGCCGAACAACAAGGGCATAAACGTCAGACAAACAAAACTGAAACCAAAAACAGTTAAAAACCGGTACGGTACCTGAGCTTGGAAGTAAAAGAAGACAACGCCACGTCTTCACCGTCCGGCGGGCGGAGCGGACTCAGCTCCTCCGAACTCAACACGGACGAGGAATTGGACTTGGATTTGGGCTGCGACCGCTCCCGCGACTTGCGCCCATCGCCGGACGCAAACACGTCGCTGTAGAATCCCTCGCCCCTGGACGCCGGGATCCTGAAGGCAGGCAAGACACGGCCGGCCCTTCTGGTGGGAAACACGAATTCCGGGGACGGAATCCGAAAAACTTCGGAATAGAAGttagaggaagaagaagaggaggtgGTGGTAGAAAAATCAGCAGAGAATTTTCTAGCAAGGAGAGTCCGCGGTGGCCCACCGAAGACGTCAGAGAAATCGTCAGGATCAAGAGCTGTGGAGGTAAAAGAGTGACGTGTAGCTGTAGCGGGTGTTTCTTCAGGCATAGATTTTCTAGCCTGCATTCCCAGTCCCATTCGCATTCGCCAAGACTCGTCCATGTAATGTTATATAGATTATCTACTGAtcaaatctttgattttgagctctctctctcaataTATATCAAAAGATGAAtgtgtttataattttatgaatttataattataattataattatacagTGAAAGGAAGGAAAGCGaggtggtgatgatgatggcgATTATGAAGTTGGCTGTGCTGATCTGGAAAGAAGTTCATATGGTTGGATATAACATATCGGTGGCACTCAGTCACGTCCCTACAAGAGTAAGCGTTGCTGTtatgtgtttgattttttgcttttgttttggtatattcatttatttattttctgttgcttttcttcttcttttcaatGTTATGTACACAAATATGGATGAATACACACGACCTGAGAAAATTAGCTGCTACCGCAATCCAAGGATGACCAGGGGTGCACGACTATCGACGTGTCAAGCTCTCATTGCGAGCTGTATTGTAGGGCCCGCAAGCCCCCCAATAAGAGCTTGACACGATCACTATCACGCTGTTTAATGCGTGCCTGATGAACGGATCAAGATTCTCTCCTGATATATTACGAGCAAATCACTCAATTACATATtggttgttaataaaaaaaaaaataaaaaaaaaattgaatcttatTCATGTACTATCACTAAAAGACATATAATAGAAGATCTTTAAAAGTTCAAGATCATATTCCCTAATCAACACCCTTTATTTATAGTTTACATAcacatagagagagagagagagtgctATCACTTCTAATCTTGCTTCATATCACACCCTATCCTTAGTTTTTGTTTCCGTTGAGCTAAAGTTGAGAGACTTTGCAAATGAAATAATTGTCATCTGTTCAACGTCAATgattaattgtgaaaaatgAGCTAATATGGGTCGGGGTAACCTTTGACAAGATGTTGTTCACTAGGAGAATATAATGATTGAagtggaaaagaaaagattaacaaagtaaatcaattttatgtcTTGTAATTTACTTCACCTTTTTATAGAGAATATAAGCTGGACGGGCTCTTTTACATTCATTTATAAGATGTGCTTTTGACACTATTGAATAGTTAAAAGTAGCACTTGATTGAAGATagataaaataacttttagaAATTACAAAGAACTATAGCAACACTTAGAAAgtgattttttgaaaatattttttaaatactttcATATTGTACTAATTAGATTCATGCTAAATCTTCAAACAAGTACTTAGTTATAAAATAGATGAGAACCaagtttagtttattttttgttcttcaacTCCAATAggaccaattttttttctttttaatctgAAAAGGAGTATATATTGGGAATTGTACTG contains:
- the LOC102622722 gene encoding F-box protein SKIP19-like, with translation MSTGTAEQESCDWTQLPADVTSTILSKIGAIDVLTSAQRVCSSWLRICHDPAMWRNIDMHNLGDLWDMDHDLEKMCRHAVDRSNGQLLSINIEYFGTDELLQYIANRSRNLRNLRLVSCYNISDQGFCEAIKGFPLLEELELSYCSLSQEALEAVGSLCPLLRSFKLNNRGHRCPKIECDDDAKAIAENMHGLRHLQLFGNELTNVGLQAILDACPHLESLDLRQCFNVNLVGKLGKICAERIRDLRHPNDSTHDYEFGADFQDFCWSSVEDYPSGISDIELVSDEDDYYEFSDYDFGYDFDYDYLFND
- the LOC102622207 gene encoding uncharacterized protein LOC102622207 isoform X2 yields the protein MDESWRMRMGLGMQARKSMPEETPATATRHSFTSTALDPDDFSDVFGGPPRTLLARKFSADFSTTTSSSSSSNFYSEVFRIPSPEFVFPTRRAGRVLPAFRIPASRGEGFYSDVFASGDGRKSRERSQPKSKSNSSSVLSSEELSPLRPPDGEDVALSSFTSKLRPINVPCRWNSTTMMPDDHPNRQGMPMPAFQCSRPSYNDDHHLKEDDANYNNFIRSSHYGFSRRVSSPETISVEPTSFRSIKVSVDDLELNSPSSPASSLCQEPEPKTSFMQSGNAMQEQEVEQEEDEVMSSYVIEINSDYREGTGEAVSIDEAIAWAKEKFQSQSSFTLAQQEKHELAADNEGHETLDSPMEEKTNPTTEEGKEQSQDDIETELLDEEIRLWSAGKETNIRLLLSALHHVLWPNSGWCSVPLTSLIESSHVKKAYQKARLCLHPDKLQQRGATAQQKYVAEKVFSVLQDAWSAFISEDVFF
- the LOC102622207 gene encoding uncharacterized protein LOC102622207 isoform X1 — protein: MDESWRMRMGLGMQARKSMPEETPATATRHSFTSTALDPDDFSDVFGGPPRTLLARKFSADFSTTTSSSSSSNFYSEVFRIPSPEFVFPTRRAGRVLPAFRIPASRGEGFYSDVFASGDGRKSRERSQPKSKSNSSSVLSSEELSPLRPPDGEDVALSSFTSKLRPINVPCRWNSTTMMPDDHPNRQGMPMPAFQCSRPSYNDDHHLKEDDANYNNFIRSSHYGFSRRVSSPETISVEPTSFRSIKVSVDDLELNSPSSPASSLCQEPEPKTSFMQSGNAMQEQEVEQEEDEVMSSYVIEINSDYREGTGEAVSIDEAIAWAKEKFQSQSSFTLAQQEKHELAADNEERPNANEFLDPQTAGHETLDSPMEEKTNPTTEEGKEQSQDDIETELLDEEIRLWSAGKETNIRLLLSALHHVLWPNSGWCSVPLTSLIESSHVKKAYQKARLCLHPDKLQQRGATAQQKYVAEKVFSVLQDAWSAFISEDVFF